The following coding sequences are from one Rhineura floridana isolate rRhiFlo1 chromosome 2, rRhiFlo1.hap2, whole genome shotgun sequence window:
- the LOC133378075 gene encoding uncharacterized protein LOC133378075, with protein sequence MTIKKIMDVQEGTLSLDMFQKIMNGINSIKQELRNNRQAWRIEFHEMRQELKETQDSMRKENKDRSGKQKKDEREIKGKVQTMEIGLIMDMKKDLDFLAVMDPGDKYYSLEFSAAPEGIEEIGDKDIIGSKKFLDWKDLMELEMEKVNRINPCFVSMEKPSRDVLVYHVEKRNRDAALQQYFSDTFGFGGKKISVMEEIPIRLLLYDYDSKIFGCVKMEDARWTQYG encoded by the coding sequence atgacaattaagaagatcatggatgtacaagaagggactttatctctagacatgtttcagaaaataatgaatgggattaactcaataaaacaagaactgagaaataatagacaagcgtggagaattgaatttcacgaaatgagacaggagctgaaagaaactcaggattctatgagaaaggagaataaagatagatctggaaaacaaaaaaaggatgaaagagaaattaaaggcaaggttcaaactatggagattggcttaattatggacatgaaaaaagatttggatttcctggctgtgatggatcctggagacaaatattacagtttggaattcagcgctgcccctgaaggaattgaagagattggagataaagatattatcggttcaaaaaaattcttggactggaaggatttgatggaacttgaaatggagaaagttaacagaattaatccctgttttgtgtcaatggaaaaaccttcaagagatgtactagtgtatcatgtggaaaagaggaacagagatgcggctttgcaacaatacttcagtgatacgtttggatttggtggcaagaaaatatctgtgatggaggaaattccaatcagacttttattatatgactatgacagcaagatttttgggtgcgtaaagatggaagatgcaagatggacccaatatggataa